In one window of Dyella thiooxydans DNA:
- a CDS encoding class I SAM-dependent methyltransferase, with product MTSSVPGKWLLAGLCALALAAPAAAQTVAEADGQDQPPGELVPPTSAVDFTAAQLDSVLAGDWRSAAERARDRYRHPKQTLEFFGVQPDQTVVEITPGGGWYADILAPLLRDNGQYVAAVVAPAPGKPADDTLKQKFAADPAVFGDARIVTFDPKAPVFGPPGSADTVLTFRNVHNWVQAGTAPAMFKGFFKVLRPGGVLGVVDHRAAAGVSLDAAKGSGYLPVAAVVKLATDAGFELEESSEINANPADTKDYPKGVWTLPPTLTLGDAGRAKYLAIGESDRMTLRFVKPEGPAPAASVPSPAKAASSP from the coding sequence ATGACATCGTCGGTTCCGGGAAAGTGGCTGCTGGCAGGGCTGTGCGCCCTCGCGCTGGCAGCGCCCGCGGCGGCGCAGACCGTGGCCGAAGCGGACGGGCAGGACCAGCCTCCGGGCGAGCTGGTGCCACCGACCAGCGCCGTCGACTTCACCGCGGCCCAGCTCGACAGCGTGCTGGCCGGCGACTGGCGCAGCGCGGCCGAACGGGCGCGCGACCGCTACCGCCACCCCAAACAGACACTGGAGTTCTTCGGCGTGCAGCCGGACCAGACGGTGGTGGAGATCACCCCGGGCGGCGGCTGGTACGCCGACATCCTGGCCCCGCTGCTGCGCGATAACGGGCAATACGTGGCCGCGGTGGTCGCGCCGGCCCCCGGCAAGCCGGCCGACGACACGCTGAAGCAGAAGTTCGCCGCCGATCCGGCGGTGTTCGGCGACGCGCGCATCGTCACCTTCGATCCGAAGGCGCCGGTGTTCGGCCCGCCCGGCAGCGCCGACACCGTGCTGACCTTCCGCAACGTGCACAACTGGGTCCAGGCCGGGACCGCGCCGGCGATGTTCAAGGGCTTCTTCAAGGTGCTGCGGCCGGGCGGCGTGCTCGGCGTGGTCGACCATCGTGCCGCCGCGGGCGTATCGCTGGATGCGGCGAAGGGCAGCGGTTACCTGCCGGTGGCCGCGGTGGTGAAGCTGGCCACCGATGCCGGGTTCGAGCTGGAGGAATCCAGCGAGATCAACGCCAATCCGGCCGATACCAAGGACTACCCCAAGGGCGTGTGGACGCTGCCGCCGACGCTGACCCTGGGCGATGCCGGCCGCGCAAAGTACCTGGCGATCGGCGAATCGGACCGGATGACGCTGCGCTTCGTGAAGCCGGAGGGTCCGGCACCGGCCGCCTCGGTGCCGTCGCCGGCCAAGGCCGCCTCATCCCCCTGA
- a CDS encoding pseudouridine synthase, with the protein MLIALNKPYGVLCQFTDADGRATLADYIVQKGVYAAGRLDQDSEGLLLLTDDGTLAHRLTDPRHKQPKTYLAQVDGAITDEAIAALRRGVMLKDGPTLPAGAEHATEPDWLWPRDPPVRFRKAIPTSWLRITLHEGRNRQVRRMTAAVGFPTLRLIRERIGRYALDGLAPGETRLLLP; encoded by the coding sequence GTGCTGATCGCGTTGAACAAGCCCTATGGCGTGCTCTGCCAGTTCACCGATGCGGACGGCCGCGCCACCCTGGCCGACTACATCGTGCAGAAAGGGGTTTACGCGGCTGGCCGGCTCGACCAGGACAGCGAGGGCCTGCTGCTGCTCACCGACGACGGCACGCTGGCGCACCGGCTCACCGACCCGAGGCACAAGCAGCCCAAGACCTACCTGGCGCAGGTGGATGGCGCGATCACCGACGAGGCGATCGCCGCGCTGCGCCGGGGCGTGATGCTGAAGGACGGCCCGACCCTGCCGGCCGGCGCCGAACATGCCACCGAGCCGGACTGGCTGTGGCCGCGCGATCCGCCGGTGCGTTTCCGCAAGGCGATCCCCACCAGTTGGTTGCGCATCACTCTGCACGAGGGCCGCAACCGGCAGGTGCGCCGGATGACCGCGGCGGTGGGCTTTCCCACCCTGCGGCTGATCCGCGAGCGGATCGGCAGGTATGCGCTGGACGGACTGGCGCCGGGCGAGACCCGGCTGCTGCTCCCCTGA
- a CDS encoding TatD family hydrolase → MLIDIGANLTHESFAHDFDAVLARARTHDVARMVVTGASRDGSRASLALAQAHPGVLYATAGVHPHHAVDYDDATDALLRELATQPEVRAVGETGLDYHRNYSPRDVQREVFERQLRIAAELGKPLFLHQRDAHEDFLALLRRYRDRVPAVVVHCFTDTGEALRDYLALDCHIGITGWICDERRGLHLRELVREIPADRLMIETDAPYLLPRTVRPQPSHRRNEPMYLKHIAEEIARDRGETYEALAAHTTATARAFFSLPPA, encoded by the coding sequence ATGCTGATCGACATCGGGGCCAACCTGACCCACGAATCCTTTGCCCACGACTTCGATGCGGTGCTCGCCCGCGCCCGCACCCACGACGTGGCGCGGATGGTGGTCACCGGGGCCAGCCGTGACGGCAGCCGGGCCTCGCTGGCGCTGGCCCAGGCCCACCCCGGCGTGCTGTACGCCACCGCCGGCGTGCATCCGCACCATGCGGTGGACTACGACGACGCCACCGACGCCCTGCTGCGCGAGCTGGCCACGCAGCCGGAGGTGCGCGCGGTCGGCGAGACCGGGCTGGACTACCACCGCAACTATTCGCCGCGCGACGTGCAGCGCGAGGTGTTCGAGCGCCAGCTGCGCATCGCCGCCGAGCTGGGCAAGCCGCTGTTCCTGCACCAGCGCGATGCGCACGAGGACTTCCTCGCCCTGCTGCGCCGCTACCGCGACCGGGTGCCGGCGGTGGTGGTGCACTGCTTCACCGACACCGGCGAGGCGCTGCGCGACTACCTGGCGCTGGACTGCCATATCGGCATCACCGGCTGGATCTGCGACGAACGCCGCGGCCTGCATCTGCGTGAGCTGGTCAGGGAGATTCCGGCCGACCGGCTGATGATCGAGACGGACGCGCCCTACCTGCTGCCGCGCACGGTGCGCCCGCAGCCCAGCCACCGGCGCAACGAGCCGATGTACCTGAAGCACATCGCCGAGGAGATCGCCCGCGACCGCGGCGAGACCTACGAGGCGCTGGCCGCCCACACCACGGCCACGGCCCGGGCCTTCTTCAGCCTGCCGCCGGCCTAG
- the gspE gene encoding type II secretion system ATPase GspE yields the protein MSAVVSASGDATQAAMDDREAAVCALLVSRGALKDGDLVRARRLHEEAPEGTLTALMARLGLVSERDLAQAWSELLGAPLVATRDVPELPPSELDVSPRFLKQQHVVPIRQGDDGLALVVSDPADPYPLDAVRLAAGKPVALCIGLRSEIDDLIERYYGQGRSAMGSIVENLDGAGATEEEDVEHLRDLASEAPVIRLVNLILQRAVEQRASDVHIEPFENRLKVRYRIDGVLHEVEAPPSSSTAAVISRVKIMAKLNIAERRLPQDGRIQLRVQGKELDLRVSTVPTSFGESVVMRILDRESVVFDFASLGFTDAFEQRFVEVLQRPHGILLVTGPTGSGKTTTLYTALSRINTPDVKIITVEDPVEYQLEGINQIQVKPQIGLDFAGALRSIMRQDPDVIMIGEMRDLETCRIAIQSALTGHLVLSTLHTNSAAGGVTRLLDMGVEDYLLGSTVNGILAQRLVRRLDPETAIPYEPSPEVIAEFELEKYTDQRPIRLWKPGESAANPTGYRGRRAIMEFLVMTDPLRRLIMQRADAGEIERAARAEGMRTMYEDGIAKAVAGVTTLEEVLRVTQEG from the coding sequence ATGTCGGCAGTGGTGAGCGCGTCGGGGGACGCAACACAGGCGGCCATGGATGACCGCGAGGCGGCCGTATGTGCCCTGCTGGTCTCGCGCGGTGCGCTCAAGGACGGTGACCTGGTCCGCGCCCGACGGCTGCATGAAGAGGCTCCGGAGGGCACGCTGACCGCCCTGATGGCGCGGCTCGGCCTGGTGTCCGAGCGCGACCTGGCTCAGGCCTGGTCGGAGCTGCTGGGCGCGCCGCTGGTGGCCACCCGTGACGTGCCCGAGCTGCCGCCGTCCGAACTGGACGTGTCGCCACGCTTCCTCAAGCAGCAGCACGTGGTGCCGATCCGCCAGGGCGACGACGGGCTGGCGTTGGTCGTGTCCGATCCGGCCGATCCGTACCCGCTCGACGCCGTGCGGCTGGCCGCCGGCAAGCCGGTGGCGCTGTGCATCGGCCTGCGTTCGGAGATCGATGACCTGATCGAGCGCTACTACGGCCAGGGCCGCTCGGCGATGGGATCGATCGTGGAGAACCTCGACGGCGCCGGCGCCACCGAGGAAGAGGACGTCGAGCACCTGCGCGACCTCGCCTCCGAGGCGCCCGTCATCCGCCTGGTCAACCTGATCCTGCAGCGCGCGGTGGAGCAGCGCGCCTCGGACGTGCACATCGAGCCGTTCGAGAACCGGCTGAAGGTGCGCTACCGCATCGACGGCGTGCTGCACGAGGTGGAGGCGCCGCCCTCCAGCTCGACCGCCGCGGTGATCAGCCGCGTCAAGATCATGGCCAAGCTCAACATCGCCGAGCGCCGCCTGCCGCAGGACGGTCGCATCCAGCTGCGGGTGCAGGGCAAGGAGCTGGACCTGCGCGTGTCCACCGTGCCGACCAGCTTCGGCGAGTCGGTGGTGATGCGCATCCTGGACCGCGAGTCGGTGGTGTTCGACTTCGCCTCGCTGGGTTTCACCGACGCGTTCGAGCAGCGCTTCGTCGAGGTGTTGCAGCGCCCGCACGGCATCCTGCTGGTGACCGGCCCGACCGGTTCGGGCAAGACCACCACGCTGTACACCGCGCTGTCGCGGATCAACACGCCCGACGTGAAGATCATCACCGTCGAGGACCCGGTCGAGTACCAGCTCGAGGGCATCAACCAGATCCAGGTGAAGCCGCAGATCGGGCTGGATTTCGCCGGCGCGCTGCGCTCGATCATGCGCCAGGACCCGGACGTGATCATGATCGGCGAGATGCGTGACCTGGAAACCTGCCGCATCGCGATCCAGTCCGCGCTGACCGGCCATCTGGTGCTGTCGACCCTGCACACCAACTCGGCCGCCGGCGGTGTCACCCGCCTGCTCGACATGGGCGTCGAGGACTACCTGCTGGGTTCCACCGTCAACGGCATCCTGGCGCAGCGGCTGGTGCGCCGGCTCGATCCGGAGACGGCGATCCCGTACGAGCCCTCGCCCGAGGTGATCGCCGAGTTCGAGCTGGAGAAATACACCGACCAGCGCCCGATCCGGCTGTGGAAGCCGGGCGAGAGCGCGGCCAACCCCACCGGCTACCGCGGTCGCCGCGCGATCATGGAATTCCTGGTGATGACCGACCCGCTGCGCCGGCTGATCATGCAGCGCGCCGACGCCGGCGAGATCGAGCGCGCCGCGCGCGCCGAGGGCATGCGCACCATGTACGAGGATGGCATCGCCAAGGCGGTGGCCGGCGTCACCACGCTGGAGGAGGTCCTGCGCGTGACGCAGGAGGGCTGA
- the gspF gene encoding type II secretion system inner membrane protein GspF: MAQFRYRAVSDAGDMLHGQMEAASVEDVIARLQDQGHTPLEAVPADAGGSGGSFAALFARGPFSGDQLAQFTHQLATLLGAGQPLDRALGILLELPEGERAKKLIERVRDRVRGGSTLSQALDEEHGVFPKLYISLVRAGEAGGSLEDTLRRLADYLERAQQLRGSIVNALIYPAFLMVGVLGSLVLLLAYVVPQFVPIFQDMQVPIPLITRAVLALGNLIQDWWWLMVLLIVGAVFVRRAQLRDPDARLAAHAKLLQRRVVGPLLVKVETARIARTLGTLLKNGVPLLSSLTIARQVTSNRALDEALATAAEQVKGGAGLGFALAQSQRFPRLALQMVQVGEEAGQLDTMLLKVADTFELESRRAIDRLLAALVPALTIVMTVLVAIIMAAILLPLLSLTSNIQ; the protein is encoded by the coding sequence GTGGCGCAGTTCCGCTACCGCGCGGTCAGTGATGCCGGCGACATGCTGCACGGCCAGATGGAGGCGGCATCGGTCGAGGACGTGATCGCCCGCCTGCAGGACCAGGGCCACACCCCACTGGAAGCGGTCCCCGCCGATGCCGGCGGCAGCGGCGGCTCGTTCGCCGCGCTGTTCGCGCGCGGGCCGTTCTCCGGCGACCAGCTGGCCCAGTTCACCCACCAGCTGGCGACCCTGCTCGGCGCCGGCCAGCCACTGGACCGCGCGCTCGGCATCCTGCTCGAGCTGCCCGAGGGCGAGCGGGCGAAGAAACTGATCGAGCGCGTGCGCGACCGCGTGCGCGGCGGCAGCACACTGTCACAGGCGCTGGACGAGGAACACGGCGTATTCCCCAAGCTGTACATCTCGCTGGTGCGCGCGGGCGAGGCCGGCGGTTCGCTGGAGGACACCCTGCGCCGCCTGGCCGATTACCTGGAGCGTGCCCAGCAGCTGCGCGGCAGCATCGTCAACGCGCTGATCTACCCGGCGTTCCTGATGGTCGGCGTGCTCGGCTCGCTGGTGCTGCTGCTGGCCTATGTGGTGCCGCAGTTCGTGCCGATCTTCCAGGACATGCAGGTGCCGATCCCGCTGATCACCCGGGCCGTGCTGGCGCTGGGCAACCTGATCCAGGACTGGTGGTGGCTGATGGTGCTGCTGATCGTTGGCGCGGTGTTCGTGCGCCGCGCGCAGCTGCGCGATCCGGATGCCAGGCTGGCCGCGCACGCGAAGCTGCTGCAACGACGGGTGGTCGGGCCGCTGCTGGTGAAGGTGGAGACCGCACGGATCGCGCGCACGCTGGGCACGCTGCTGAAGAACGGCGTGCCGCTGCTGTCCTCGCTGACCATCGCGCGCCAGGTCACCTCCAACCGCGCGCTGGACGAGGCGCTGGCCACCGCCGCCGAGCAGGTCAAGGGCGGCGCGGGCCTGGGTTTCGCGCTGGCGCAGTCGCAGCGCTTCCCGCGGCTCGCCCTGCAGATGGTGCAGGTGGGCGAGGAGGCCGGCCAGCTCGACACCATGCTGCTGAAGGTGGCCGACACCTTCGAACTGGAGAGCCGCCGCGCGATCGATCGCCTGCTCGCCGCGCTGGTGCCGGCGCTGACCATCGTGATGACGGTGCTGGTGGCGATCATCATGGCGGCGATCCTGCTGCCGCTGCTCAGCCTGACCAGCAACATCCAGTGA
- the gspG gene encoding type II secretion system major pseudopilin GspG, producing MQSRSPRAARRSAGFTLLEMLAVIVLIGIIGAVVVTQVGKNVDKGKYGAGKAQLTTLGQKIESYALDNGTPPRQLEDLVTKPSNATNWQGPYAKPSELKDPWGHAFGYKYPGEHGSFDLIFYGQDGQPGGDGFSKDVGNWQ from the coding sequence ATGCAGTCCAGGTCTCCCCGCGCCGCGCGCCGCAGCGCCGGCTTCACCCTGCTCGAGATGCTCGCGGTGATCGTGCTGATCGGCATCATCGGCGCCGTGGTGGTCACCCAGGTCGGCAAGAACGTGGACAAGGGTAAGTACGGCGCCGGCAAGGCGCAGCTCACCACGCTCGGCCAGAAGATCGAGAGCTACGCGCTGGACAACGGTACGCCGCCGCGCCAGCTCGAGGATCTGGTGACCAAGCCGTCCAATGCGACCAACTGGCAGGGGCCGTACGCCAAGCCATCCGAACTGAAGGACCCGTGGGGGCATGCCTTCGGCTACAAGTACCCGGGCGAGCACGGCAGCTTCGATCTGATCTTCTATGGCCAGGACGGGCAGCCGGGCGGCGACGGCTTCAGCAAGGACGTGGGCAACTGGCAGTAG
- a CDS encoding GspH/FimT family pseudopilin: MLAVILLIGIAAAAVSISVSQGLAGARVSAASGELAATLRATRAQAIVKGQEQHFDLDIRAGSYTGADDRTRELPKGMKVSITSAKEDQVSPTVGRIRFFPDGSSTGGHITLQQGQRRWQVNVGWLTGAVSVVQPGTAQP, encoded by the coding sequence ATGCTGGCGGTGATCCTGCTGATCGGCATCGCGGCGGCGGCGGTGTCGATCTCGGTCTCGCAGGGTCTGGCCGGTGCGCGCGTCAGTGCGGCCAGCGGTGAACTGGCCGCCACGCTGCGCGCCACCCGCGCCCAGGCGATCGTGAAGGGGCAGGAGCAGCACTTCGACCTGGACATCCGCGCCGGCAGCTACACCGGCGCGGACGACCGCACCCGCGAGCTGCCGAAGGGCATGAAGGTCAGCATCACCAGCGCGAAGGAAGACCAGGTGTCGCCCACCGTCGGGCGCATCCGCTTCTTCCCCGACGGCAGCTCCACCGGGGGGCATATCACCCTGCAGCAGGGGCAGCGACGCTGGCAGGTCAATGTGGGATGGTTGACCGGCGCGGTCAGCGTGGTGCAACCCGGCACGGCGCAGCCATGA
- a CDS encoding prepilin-type N-terminal cleavage/methylation domain-containing protein yields MKMSRRQRGFSLIEVIAALLLLAIAFTALMKVAGGAIDLTHRAAQRSEAAMWARSLLDSTFVIEPPQTGTRTGRFDKRYHWQLQVTPWTPEGKPPPNPPLQLYRLDLDVRWSEGGHEQDARFSTLRAGMPIGAGTGADAGGGGR; encoded by the coding sequence ATGAAGATGTCTCGCCGCCAGCGGGGGTTCAGCCTGATCGAAGTGATTGCGGCACTGCTGCTGCTGGCGATCGCCTTCACCGCGCTGATGAAGGTGGCCGGCGGCGCGATCGACCTGACCCACCGCGCCGCCCAGCGCAGCGAGGCTGCGATGTGGGCGCGCAGCCTGCTGGACAGCACCTTCGTGATCGAGCCGCCCCAGACCGGCACCCGGACCGGACGCTTCGACAAGCGCTACCACTGGCAGTTGCAGGTGACGCCGTGGACGCCGGAGGGCAAGCCGCCGCCGAATCCGCCACTGCAGCTGTATCGGCTGGATCTCGACGTGCGCTGGAGCGAAGGCGGCCACGAACAGGACGCGCGCTTCAGCACGCTTCGCGCCGGGATGCCGATCGGCGCGGGTACCGGTGCAGACGCCGGTGGAGGCGGGCGATGA
- a CDS encoding prepilin-type N-terminal cleavage/methylation domain-containing protein: MRRVRGFSLLEVLLALVLLSVLLLGVYSGIRTATHGVRSGTAAVERLDQIRSTQQLLRRELAQAMVAPIDHDANGDALFFEGKADAMRFVAPLPGYLDKLGPQLLKLSLVDDHHGGKQLQLQLALLPPDGKPPRPLGKPQLLLDHVRQGRFQYRGVDAQGRVGDWQDSWPDGRLMPQLVRIELTPQGITPWPELTMPLRIDPSSGLMLQGPLLRMRAAGAR; the protein is encoded by the coding sequence ATGAGACGCGTGCGCGGTTTCAGCCTGCTCGAAGTGCTGCTGGCGCTGGTGCTGCTCAGCGTGCTGCTGCTTGGCGTGTACTCGGGTATCCGCACCGCCACCCACGGCGTGCGCTCGGGCACCGCAGCGGTGGAGCGGCTCGACCAGATCCGCTCCACCCAGCAACTGCTGCGGCGCGAGCTGGCGCAGGCGATGGTGGCGCCGATCGACCACGACGCCAACGGCGATGCACTGTTCTTCGAAGGCAAGGCCGATGCCATGCGCTTCGTCGCGCCGCTGCCGGGCTATCTCGACAAGCTCGGGCCGCAACTGCTCAAGCTGTCGTTGGTCGACGATCACCACGGCGGCAAGCAGCTGCAGTTGCAGCTGGCCCTGCTGCCGCCGGACGGCAAGCCGCCGCGTCCGCTGGGCAAGCCGCAGCTGCTGCTCGATCACGTCAGGCAGGGGCGATTCCAGTACCGCGGGGTGGATGCGCAAGGCCGCGTCGGCGACTGGCAGGACAGCTGGCCGGACGGGCGGCTGATGCCGCAGCTGGTGCGCATCGAACTGACCCCGCAAGGCATCACGCCCTGGCCGGAACTGACCATGCCCCTGCGGATCGACCCGAGCAGCGGGCTGATGCTGCAGGGGCCGCTGCTGCGCATGCGGGCGGCGGGAGCGCGATGA
- a CDS encoding general secretion pathway protein GspK yields MQRSPLPRRQRGVALLVVLWACTLLAVLLGGYALMARTEALQARYAFAHTQAHYAAEAGIARAVYALQDPRLAQRWIPDGRSYTFPFGDASVQVQIVDESGKVDLNAASPAVLTGLFKAAGMEPRAAEQLAGRVAAWRSFSDAVGPNPADAAYTAAGLDYLPRHGPFASIEELRMVLGMPAAIYKAVASQVTLWSGRDAPNPATAPPLALAAIPGMDAARIQQAEDARQALDPATAMASGAGVTHSIRSQATLPDGTRAVVRATVRLRGIGAGVQPYAVLRWQEGDGE; encoded by the coding sequence ATGCAAAGGTCGCCTCTCCCCCGTCGCCAGCGTGGCGTCGCACTGCTGGTGGTGCTGTGGGCCTGCACCCTGTTGGCGGTGCTGCTCGGCGGCTACGCGCTGATGGCGCGCACCGAGGCCTTGCAGGCGCGCTATGCGTTCGCCCACACCCAGGCGCACTACGCGGCCGAGGCGGGTATCGCGCGGGCGGTGTACGCGCTGCAGGATCCGAGACTGGCACAGCGCTGGATTCCCGATGGACGGTCGTACACCTTCCCGTTCGGCGACGCCTCTGTGCAGGTCCAGATCGTCGACGAAAGCGGCAAGGTGGACCTCAATGCGGCTTCGCCGGCCGTGCTCACCGGCCTGTTCAAGGCGGCCGGCATGGAGCCGCGGGCGGCCGAGCAGCTGGCGGGCCGGGTAGCGGCCTGGCGCAGCTTCAGCGATGCGGTGGGACCGAACCCGGCCGACGCCGCCTACACCGCGGCGGGACTCGACTACCTGCCGCGGCATGGACCGTTCGCCAGCATCGAGGAACTGCGCATGGTGCTCGGCATGCCGGCCGCCATCTACAAGGCGGTCGCTTCGCAGGTCACGCTGTGGTCAGGGCGCGACGCGCCCAATCCGGCTACCGCGCCGCCGCTGGCGCTGGCGGCGATTCCTGGCATGGATGCGGCGCGGATCCAGCAGGCCGAGGACGCGCGACAGGCGCTGGATCCAGCGACCGCGATGGCGTCCGGTGCCGGGGTAACGCATAGTATCCGTTCGCAGGCGACGCTTCCCGACGGCACCCGGGCCGTGGTGCGGGCAACGGTTCGCCTGCGCGGGATCGGGGCTGGCGTGCAGCCGTACGCGGTGTTGCGCTGGCAGGAGGGAGACGGGGAATGA
- a CDS encoding PilN domain-containing protein — protein MSTAMQSLRPSLERARRAWRGSPLPAFLAWWGGELRALLPVRMRQMLASGADWHLLEHRDGHWSVRRAGEPGLLAQWPDDGDPTIQQQALRQALAAVDPQDLRLALCLPVSAGLRRTLALPLAARDNLAQVVGFEIDRQTPFRAEQVATDVRELARPVGEGRFAVELIALPRTTLDPLLERLAALRIRVDAVDLLDGDARVGANLLPPAQRPRRVDPRARLNLALVAGCVVLAGLVLGQWLHNRQVALDAMQAQVDAMHGEAQQVALLRQQLQDNAGAAGFLALKKKDTVPVLALLDELTRRLPDSAWLERFSVDSNGHLGFQGQATQAAKLVDALKDDPLIRDVGFQGSIQADPTTGKERFYLVANVRTPATPAAAASAGATP, from the coding sequence ATGAGTACCGCAATGCAGTCGCTGCGGCCGTCGCTGGAGCGCGCGCGGCGCGCCTGGCGCGGCTCGCCGCTGCCGGCGTTCCTGGCGTGGTGGGGCGGCGAACTGCGCGCCCTGCTGCCGGTCCGGATGCGCCAGATGCTGGCCAGCGGTGCCGACTGGCACCTGTTGGAACATCGGGATGGGCACTGGAGCGTGCGCCGTGCCGGCGAGCCGGGCCTGCTGGCGCAGTGGCCCGACGACGGCGATCCGACGATCCAGCAGCAGGCCCTGCGCCAGGCACTGGCCGCGGTCGATCCGCAGGATCTGCGCCTCGCGCTGTGCCTGCCGGTGTCGGCCGGCCTGCGCCGCACGCTGGCATTGCCGCTGGCCGCCCGCGACAACCTGGCGCAGGTGGTCGGTTTCGAAATCGACCGGCAGACCCCGTTCCGCGCCGAACAGGTGGCGACCGACGTGCGCGAGCTGGCGCGCCCGGTGGGCGAGGGCCGCTTCGCGGTCGAGCTGATTGCCCTGCCGCGCACCACGCTCGATCCGCTGCTCGAGCGGCTGGCCGCCCTGCGCATCCGCGTCGATGCGGTCGACCTGCTCGACGGCGATGCCCGGGTCGGCGCGAACCTGCTGCCGCCCGCGCAACGACCGCGCCGGGTCGATCCGCGCGCGCGGCTGAATCTCGCGCTCGTTGCCGGCTGCGTGGTGCTGGCGGGGCTGGTGCTGGGGCAGTGGCTGCACAACCGGCAGGTCGCGCTGGACGCGATGCAGGCCCAGGTCGATGCCATGCACGGCGAGGCGCAGCAGGTGGCCCTGCTGCGCCAGCAACTGCAGGACAATGCCGGCGCAGCCGGCTTCCTGGCACTCAAGAAGAAAGACACCGTGCCGGTGCTGGCGCTGCTGGACGAACTCACCCGCCGTCTGCCCGACAGCGCCTGGCTGGAGCGCTTCAGTGTCGACAGCAACGGTCACCTCGGTTTCCAGGGCCAGGCGACCCAGGCGGCCAAGCTGGTCGATGCACTGAAGGACGACCCGCTGATCCGCGACGTCGGCTTCCAGGGCTCGATCCAGGCCGACCCGACCACCGGCAAGGAACGTTTCTACCTCGTCGCCAACGTGCGCACGCCGGCGACTCCCGCCGCCGCAGCATCCGCGGGAGCCACGCCATGA
- the gspM gene encoding type II secretion system protein GspM produces the protein MSRLVMKPRDSRLAAIGLLLLVLVIAYFVLLHWWFVAPLQSINAQMSDLRDTQSRYAAAIAQKPELEKRLAAMGAGQAASSAFLPEDDPNAATAGLMQRVVDVTGAHRRDGGCEVTQKMPLPEPQADGSEPYRKAAVSISLRCDIEPLAAVLNDLEQGTPYLFVGDLSIFRNPVITQQNAQAPLEVQFTLTGYVRPSHAGTGASQGAAP, from the coding sequence ATGAGCCGGCTGGTGATGAAGCCGCGCGACAGCCGGCTGGCGGCGATCGGCCTGCTGCTGCTGGTGCTGGTGATCGCCTACTTCGTGCTGCTGCACTGGTGGTTCGTGGCGCCGCTGCAGTCGATCAACGCGCAGATGAGCGATCTGCGCGACACCCAGAGCCGCTACGCCGCCGCCATCGCGCAGAAGCCGGAGCTGGAGAAGCGTCTCGCCGCGATGGGCGCCGGACAGGCGGCCAGCAGCGCGTTTCTGCCCGAGGACGATCCCAACGCCGCGACCGCCGGGCTGATGCAGCGGGTGGTCGACGTGACCGGCGCGCACCGGCGCGACGGTGGTTGCGAGGTGACCCAGAAGATGCCGCTGCCCGAGCCCCAGGCCGACGGCAGCGAACCCTACCGGAAGGCCGCCGTGAGCATCAGCCTGCGCTGCGACATCGAGCCGCTGGCCGCGGTGCTGAACGATCTGGAGCAGGGCACGCCGTACCTGTTCGTCGGCGACCTGAGCATCTTCCGCAATCCGGTGATCACCCAGCAGAACGCCCAGGCGCCGCTGGAGGTGCAGTTCACGCTGACCGGCTATGTGCGCCCGTCGCACGCCGGCACCGGCGCCAGCCAGGGAGCCGCCCCGTGA